The Candidatus Margulisiibacteriota bacterium region AAAAGAGCAGTTGATCGCGAAAGGATTAACAGTAGTTTCGGAAAAAGACATTACTTCTTAATGCAACATTTAGTAAAAATACTAACCAACAATAATCAGCTAGAGGAATTAGAAGAAATCCTAAACTCCGCTGGTTTTATTTTCTCAATAGAATTATTTCCTGGCAACAATGATGACACATTATTTAATGTCTATAGTGATGATTCTTTGACGCAGAACAGGGTGTTTGATGTAGTTAGTTCTTTTGTTGTAGAAAACGGCAAACAAGAGCTTGTGGCTATATCTAAAGATATTTTACAAGACAAAGATTGGCAAGAAGCCTGGAAAGAGCATTTTGTCCCAATTACTACCGAAAAGCTAGTTGTTGGTATTTCCAAAGAGGAAATTCAGGATATAGATAAAATAAAAATTGTTATAGACCCAGGGATGGCTTTTGGAAATGGTTCACATCCAACAACAAAGGGTTGTTTAATTTTAATAGATAAATATTTTAAAGCTGGCATGAAGGTTTTGGACTTTGGTACTGGTTCTGGTGTATTAGCTATTGCTTGTGATAAATTAGGTGCCGATTATCTTGATGCCATGGATAATGATCTTGTTGCAATAGAAGCATGTAAGCGAAATGTTAAAAGTAATAATTCCAAAGTTAATGTTTATGCATCAGAAGAGTTAGAGATAAGAAAAGATTATGAATTTATAATAGCGAATATTACTGTGGATGTGATTATTCAGTATTTTAAATATTTTACAGCAGGGCAGACATCGTTGAAGTATGTTTTACTCTCTGGCATAAGTGATTATAGGAAAACGCAAATGGATGTGTTTTTAAATACCGAGGGAATTGTCCCTGCAGATATTTATGAAGATGATGGTTGGTATACGTATTTGTTGGTTTTTAAGTAGGAGGTAGAAAATGAAAGTAGTAGGAATAAATGGTAGTGCAAGAAAAGATGGTAATACAGCAATATTAATTAATACTGTTTTTGAGGAACTTCAAAAAGAGGGGATTGAAACAAAATTAATTCAACTTGCCGGTACTGGTCTACATGGCTGTTTAGGCTGTCGTAAGTGTGCTGAGATGAAGAATAAAACTTGTATTATAAAAGATGAACTTAATGGTTATATTAAAGAATTAATAGATGCAGATGGTATTATCCTTGGTTCTCCTGTTTATTTTGCTGATATTACATCAGAAATGAAGGCTTTTATCGATAGAGTAGGTTATGTAGCGCGTGCAAATGATGAGTTTTTAAAAAGAAAAGTTGGTGCTGCACTTACAGCAGTTAGAAGAGGTGGAATGGTGCATGCGTTTGATTCCATGAATCATTTTTTTCAGATTAGCCAAATGTATATAGCTAGTGGTAACTATTGGAATTTTGGAATAGGTGGACCTGTTGGCGCGGTATTAGAAGATGCAGAAGGCATGACTAATATGAAGGTGCTTGGCCAAAATATGGCGCATCTTCTTAAAAAACTACAATAATTTTTTTGAATTAATTTGTCATTTTCAGATTTATTGAGTCATTCCCGCGAAGGCGGGAATCTAGTTTTTTAAGTGTTGCTAATGCAAATTAACTAAAAATAGAATTCT contains the following coding sequences:
- a CDS encoding 50S ribosomal protein L11 methyltransferase produces the protein MQHLVKILTNNNQLEELEEILNSAGFIFSIELFPGNNDDTLFNVYSDDSLTQNRVFDVVSSFVVENGKQELVAISKDILQDKDWQEAWKEHFVPITTEKLVVGISKEEIQDIDKIKIVIDPGMAFGNGSHPTTKGCLILIDKYFKAGMKVLDFGTGSGVLAIACDKLGADYLDAMDNDLVAIEACKRNVKSNNSKVNVYASEELEIRKDYEFIIANITVDVIIQYFKYFTAGQTSLKYVLLSGISDYRKTQMDVFLNTEGIVPADIYEDDGWYTYLLVFK
- a CDS encoding flavodoxin family protein yields the protein MKVVGINGSARKDGNTAILINTVFEELQKEGIETKLIQLAGTGLHGCLGCRKCAEMKNKTCIIKDELNGYIKELIDADGIILGSPVYFADITSEMKAFIDRVGYVARANDEFLKRKVGAALTAVRRGGMVHAFDSMNHFFQISQMYIASGNYWNFGIGGPVGAVLEDAEGMTNMKVLGQNMAHLLKKLQ